Proteins encoded by one window of Modestobacter marinus:
- a CDS encoding 4-hydroxybenzoate 3-monooxygenase yields MRTQVGIIGAGPAGLLLSRLLQLQGIDTVVLENRSRDYVEARIRAGILEQHTVSTLIDAGVGDRLQREGLPHDGIFLQYPGTRHHLDFPELCGRKVWVYGQTEVTKDLISAQLAGGPPLLFEVSDVTPEDVDTDHPRIRFTDADGVSQVLECDVIAGTDGFHGVSRPVVTAGTSGRLWERTYPYAWLGILADVAPSEDELVYAWHPDGFALLSMRSPSVSRLYLQVDPDEKIEDWSDDRIWDGLSTRFALDGWELETGPVTEKSILPMRSFVSAPMRRGRLFLAGDAAHIVPPTGAKGLNLAVADVTLLATALVRLLAEKQTDLVDSYSDRALARVWRCTHFSWWMTSMLHRSGDDFDAELQLSQLRRVCSSEAAARELAENYTGLPLDV; encoded by the coding sequence ATGCGCACCCAGGTGGGGATCATCGGAGCCGGCCCGGCAGGACTGCTGCTGTCCCGCCTCCTGCAGCTGCAGGGCATCGACACCGTCGTCCTGGAGAACCGGTCCCGCGACTACGTCGAGGCACGGATCCGCGCCGGGATCCTGGAGCAGCACACCGTCTCCACGCTGATCGACGCCGGCGTCGGCGACCGGCTGCAGCGCGAGGGCCTGCCGCACGACGGCATCTTCCTGCAGTACCCGGGCACCCGGCACCACCTGGACTTCCCCGAGCTGTGCGGGCGCAAGGTGTGGGTCTACGGGCAGACCGAGGTGACCAAGGACCTCATCTCGGCCCAGCTCGCCGGCGGCCCGCCGCTGCTGTTCGAGGTCTCCGACGTCACCCCCGAGGACGTCGACACCGACCACCCGCGGATCCGGTTCACCGACGCCGACGGCGTGTCCCAGGTGCTCGAGTGCGACGTGATCGCCGGCACCGACGGCTTCCACGGCGTCTCCCGCCCGGTGGTCACCGCCGGCACCTCCGGCCGGCTGTGGGAGCGCACCTACCCCTACGCCTGGCTGGGCATCCTGGCCGACGTCGCGCCGTCGGAGGACGAGCTGGTCTACGCCTGGCACCCGGACGGCTTCGCGCTGCTGTCGATGCGGTCGCCGTCGGTGTCACGCCTCTACCTGCAGGTCGACCCGGACGAGAAGATCGAGGACTGGTCCGACGACCGGATCTGGGACGGCCTGTCCACCCGGTTCGCCCTCGACGGCTGGGAGCTGGAGACCGGGCCGGTCACCGAGAAGTCGATCCTGCCGATGCGCTCCTTCGTCAGCGCGCCGATGCGCCGCGGCCGGCTGTTCCTCGCCGGCGACGCCGCGCACATCGTCCCGCCGACCGGCGCCAAGGGCCTCAACCTCGCCGTCGCCGACGTCACGCTGCTCGCCACCGCACTGGTCCGCCTGCTGGCCGAGAAGCAGACCGACCTGGTCGACAGCTACAGCGACCGGGCGCTGGCCCGGGTCTGGCGCTGCACCCACTTCTCCTGGTGGATGACCTCGATGCTGCACCGCTCCGGTGACGACTTCGACGCCGAGCTCCAGCTCTCCCAGCTCCGCCGGGTCTGCTCGTCGGAGGCCGCGGCCCGCGAGCTGGCCGAGAACTACACCGGCCTCCCCCTCGACGTCTGA